The DNA segment CCTACTGCTAAAAATGAGGGAAGGTTAACATTATCTCCGCTCTCTCATTTAGATGTGTTAGGAACTTTAATGATTTTTCTATTAGGATTTGGTTGGGCGAAACCTGTTCCAGTTAATCAAAATAATTTTCGATATCCGAGAATTTCTGGAATACTTGTTTCTTTTGCAGGTCCTTTAAGTAATGTTATCTTAATGTGTTTAGGTTTTCTAATTTGGTTCTTATTGTTAAGGTTTGGTATTGAGGGAGCAGTTGAACCAGCAATTTACGAAACAATTTATCTTTTTTTTAATACTTTTATTTTATTAAACTTGATTTTAGCTATATTCAACTTATTGCCGTTTCCTCCTCTTGATGGTTATCGAATGTTAGAAAATGCTGTGTCTCCTTCTTTGTCTATTAAAATGAAAAATTTTGAAAGCTACGGTGTTATTTTATTTCTTATATTAGTTTTGACTCCGTTAGATCAGTATACAATCACCCCAATTTTCAATAAATTAATTCCTTATATATTCTCTATAATGGAAAATATTTTTAGTGGCTTGGTGTTGGTCTAGTGTGCTTTCAATGACTGGAACATCAAGTCACTTTCTTCTGTTTTCAACATAATTCAGTCAAATTTTTGAACGTTTAATGTTATTTATGGTAAGTTTATGTTGGAATTAGTATAGTAAAGGTTATGTGTATAGTAATGATAGTATGAATGTGGAAGGTGTTGGAATTATGAATAATCGCCAATTTAATGATACATTTTTAAAAGCATGTCGTGGAGAGAAAGCTGAACATGTACCTGTATGGTATATGAGACAAGCTGGACGATCTCAGCCTGAATATCGAAAACTGAAAGAAAAATATTCGTTATTTGAAATTACGCATCAACCAGAGTTATGTGCATATGTAACTAGGCTTCCAGTTGAGCAGTACGATGTAGATGCAGCTATCTTATATAAAGATATTATGTCACCGCTTCCAGCTATTGGTGTTGATGTTGATATTAAAACAGGAATCGGTCCTGTTATTGATAACCCAATTCGTTCACTTGCAGATGTTGAACGTCTAGGTGAAATAAATCCTGAAGAGGACGTTCCGTATGTTTTAGAAACAATTAAATTATTAACGCAAGAGCAGCTTAATGTACCTCTTATCGGATTCAGTGGTGCTCCTTTCACACTTGCGAGCTATATGATTGAGGGCGGTCCATCAAAGAATTATAATAAAACAAAGTCATTCATGTATAGTGAACCAGAAGCATGGTTTAAATTAATGGAAAAGCTAGCTGATATGACAATTACATATGTGAAATCACAGATTAAAGCAGGAGCGAAGGCAATTCAAATCTTTGATTCTTGGGTTGGAGCGCTAAATGTTGCTGATTATCGGGTATTTATTAAACCTGTCATGGAACGAATTTTCAGCGAGTTAAAAGAAGAGAACGTACCACTTATTATGTTCGGAGTAGGTGCAAGTCACCTTGCAATGGAATGGCATGATCTACCTCTTGATGTTGTTGGATTGGATTGGAGACTTCCAATACAAGAAGCTCGTTCATTAGGGATTACAAAAGCAGTACAAGGTAACTTAGATCCGTCAATTCTAATTGCCCCTTGGGAAGTTATTGAAGAACGTACGAAGGAAATTCTCGATCAAGGAATGTTAAACCCTGGTTACATCTTCAATCTAGGGCATGGTGTTTTCCCTGATGTTAAGGTTGATACATTAAAGCGTTTAACAAAATTTGTGCATGACTATTCGATGAATAAATAAGCAGTCACAGAATTATTAGAGGACGAGGTGTATTGAGATGACAAAACGAAAAATCGGTTTGCTTGTAATGGCTTATGGTACACCATATAAAGAAGAAGATTTAGAACGTTATTATACGCATATTAGACATGGACGCAAACCTTCTCCTGAGATGATTGAAGATTTGCGTGGAAGATACGAAGCGATTGGTGGAATCTCACCGTTAGCTCGCATTACACTTGAGCAAGCAGAGGCTCTAGAAGCTGCATTAAACGACAAGTATGATGAGTTTGAATTCAAGATGTATCTTGGTCTAAAGCACATTGAACCATTTGTTGAGGATGCTGTCTTACAAATGAATAAGGACGGTATTGAAGAAGCGGTCAGCATCGTTCTTGCACCACACTTTTCAACTTTCAGTGTGAAATCTTATAATGGTCGTGCGAAAGAGGAAGCAGAAAAATTAGGTGGACCTAATATTTATTCCGTTGAATCTTGGTATAAAGAGCCAAAGTTTATTCAATTTTGGGCAGATGAAGTTAAGAAAACATATGAAAGTATGTCTGAAGCAGAACGTGAAAATGCCGTGTTAATTGCGTCTGCTCATAGCTTACCTGAAAAAATTATTGCAGCTGGTGACCCTTATCCGAATCAATTACAAGAAACTGCTGAACTAATAGCTGAAGTAGCAGGTGTTAACAACGTTGAAATCGGTTGGCAAAGTGCAGGCAATACTCCTGAACCATGGATTGGACCTGATGTACAAGATTTAACTCGAGATCTATTTGAAGAAAAAGGGTATAAATCATTTGTATATGCACCTGTAGGTTTTGTGTCTGATCATTTAGAAGTGTTGTATGACAATGATTATGAATGCAAAGTCGTTACTGATGAAATAGGTGCAAATTATTATCGCCCACCAATGCCAAATACAGATCCACTATTCATCGAGGCGATGGTCTCATCCGTAATGAAGAAGTTACAAGAAGGGTTACGTGTTGAGTGAAAATAAGAGGAAAATTGTAATTATTGGGGGAGGCATTACAGGGCTAACGGTTGCTTATTATTTACAAAAAGAGATTCATAAACAGCAACTTGCGATTGAGTGTACATTGTTAGAAGCGAGTACACGACTCGGTGGAAAGGTTCAAACATATACAGAAAATGGTTTCGTTGTTGAACGAGGACCTGACTCTTTCTTAGCTAGGAAGCAAAGTGCTTCACGTCTTGTGAATGAAGTTGGAATGAGCGACGCTCTTATATCGAATCGAACTGGAAAGTCTTATGTACTCGTGAAAGATCGATTGCATTTGATGCCTGGTGGTTCTATTATGGGTATTCCAACAAAAATGACTCCGTTTGCGTTTTCAGGATTATTTAGTCCATTAGGAAAGCTAAGAGCAGGAGCGGATTTCATATTACCGCGATCGAAAGAAACGAGTGATCAATCGTTAGGGCATTTCTTTCGACGTCGACTTGGGAATGAAGTAGTTGATCATTTAATCGAACCACTTCTATCAGGTATTTACGCTGGTGATATTGATGAGCTTAGTTTACAAGCGACATTTCCTCAGTTCCAACAAGTTGAAGAAAAGTATCGTAGTCTAATTCTAGGAATGAAGCGAGGAATTCCAAAGCCTGTATCCTCTCAAAAAATGCAGGTAGGGGATAAAGGGATGTTTTTAACGGTATCTACTGGATTAGAGTCTCTTGTTCATGAGGTAGAGAAGCATCTTGATCAAGGAACAGTTCAGTTGCAAACTTCGGTTGAAAAGATCCATAAAAATGATAGTCATTACACGTTAATGCTTAATAATGGTGACGAACTAACTGCTGATGCCGTCATTGTAACAACACCGCATAGGCAAACGGCAAAAATGTTTTCGAAATATCAATTTTTTGAATCATTTAAACAAATGCCTTCTACATCAGTAGCGACGGTAGCAATGGCATTTCCGGAATCGGCTATTAAGAAGGATATTGATGGAACAGGATTTGTAGTATCACGAAAAAGCGAATATACGATAACAGCTTGTACATGGACTCATAAAAAGTGGTCACATACAACACCACCAGGTAAAGTGTTGATACGTTGTTATGTTGGTCGTGCTGGAGATGAAAGTATTGTTCAACGTTCGGATGAGGATATTAAGAAAGTTGTATTAAAAGATTTAAATAAAATATTGAGTTTGACGGACGAACCTGAATTCACGGTAATCACTCGTTGGCAAAATGCAATGCCACAATACACAGTCGGTCATAAACAACGTCTTAAAGAGGTACACGAGAATATTGAGCGGAATCTTCCTGGTGTATTTTTATCTGGTGCTTCCTATGAAGGGCTTGGTTTACCAGATTGCATTGATCAAGGTGAACAATCAGTAAGAAAAGTATTAAAATTTATTAATAAAAAAGTCGAGGCATAAGTATGTCTCGACTTTTTATATAGTATTGTATAAGAAATATAGTCTGTTATAATACAAAAAAAGAGTCTGATACATGATATATCAGACAAAACAATTAGGAGATAATTAACAAGGTATAACTTACTTGAGATCACTCAAGCATCGTTCACATTGATTATGATAACACTCATGTTGTTCTTCAATGACTTCACCACATTTGTGGCAGTGCTTTGGCGGAAGATTTTTGAAAAATTCAGTTATTTTCATGTCGTTTCCTCCTTTGGTTCATGTCATTAATTAAGATGATTTAATTGTATTATAACAGATAATAAATGTCAATGACTGTATTGAAACAAAAAGGTTTTTTTATAAAAATGAGTCATCTGTACTAAAACAGTCATATAGTGTTGTTTAGTTTGGAGAAATATTAGATAAGCTAAAGTGGTGACTCTATTTAATATATGGGGAAAAATTTAAAAAAGTGAGGTATGAGGTGTGAAAGTAACAGTTATTGGATATTGGGGTGGCTACCCAAAAAGAAATGAAGCAACTTCAGGTTATTTGATTGAGCATGAAGGGTTCAATTTGTTAGTAGATTGTGGTAGCGGTGTATTATCACAACTACAAAATTATATTAAGATTACGCAATTAGATGCCGTTATTCTTTCTCATTATCATCATGACCATATCGCTGATATCGGAGTGTTACAGTATGCACAAATGATTAAACGGATTTTAGGAGAAACAAATAAAACATTACCAATCTATGGTCATGCTAGCGACCAAGACAATTACTCTAAGTTAACAAAATCGGCTGATACGAAGGGTATTGCTTATGACCCAGACGAAGCGTTAACTATTGGTCCATTTACAATTACTTTTTTGGAAACAGATCACCCTGTTACATGTTATGCAATGAAAATCACAGTTGGTAATGTGAATGTCGTGT comes from the Bacillus solimangrovi genome and includes:
- the hemH gene encoding ferrochelatase; translated protein: MTKRKIGLLVMAYGTPYKEEDLERYYTHIRHGRKPSPEMIEDLRGRYEAIGGISPLARITLEQAEALEAALNDKYDEFEFKMYLGLKHIEPFVEDAVLQMNKDGIEEAVSIVLAPHFSTFSVKSYNGRAKEEAEKLGGPNIYSVESWYKEPKFIQFWADEVKKTYESMSEAERENAVLIASAHSLPEKIIAAGDPYPNQLQETAELIAEVAGVNNVEIGWQSAGNTPEPWIGPDVQDLTRDLFEEKGYKSFVYAPVGFVSDHLEVLYDNDYECKVVTDEIGANYYRPPMPNTDPLFIEAMVSSVMKKLQEGLRVE
- the yhfH gene encoding protein YhfH gives rise to the protein MKITEFFKNLPPKHCHKCGEVIEEQHECYHNQCERCLSDLK
- a CDS encoding site-2 protease family protein yields the protein MEQFLAFPIELIPYLIVTLMIAFTVHEFAHAYVAYLLGDPTAKNEGRLTLSPLSHLDVLGTLMIFLLGFGWAKPVPVNQNNFRYPRISGILVSFAGPLSNVILMCLGFLIWFLLLRFGIEGAVEPAIYETIYLFFNTFILLNLILAIFNLLPFPPLDGYRMLENAVSPSLSIKMKNFESYGVILFLILVLTPLDQYTITPIFNKLIPYIFSIMENIFSGLVLV
- the hemY gene encoding protoporphyrinogen oxidase, translated to MSENKRKIVIIGGGITGLTVAYYLQKEIHKQQLAIECTLLEASTRLGGKVQTYTENGFVVERGPDSFLARKQSASRLVNEVGMSDALISNRTGKSYVLVKDRLHLMPGGSIMGIPTKMTPFAFSGLFSPLGKLRAGADFILPRSKETSDQSLGHFFRRRLGNEVVDHLIEPLLSGIYAGDIDELSLQATFPQFQQVEEKYRSLILGMKRGIPKPVSSQKMQVGDKGMFLTVSTGLESLVHEVEKHLDQGTVQLQTSVEKIHKNDSHYTLMLNNGDELTADAVIVTTPHRQTAKMFSKYQFFESFKQMPSTSVATVAMAFPESAIKKDIDGTGFVVSRKSEYTITACTWTHKKWSHTTPPGKVLIRCYVGRAGDESIVQRSDEDIKKVVLKDLNKILSLTDEPEFTVITRWQNAMPQYTVGHKQRLKEVHENIERNLPGVFLSGASYEGLGLPDCIDQGEQSVRKVLKFINKKVEA
- the hemE gene encoding uroporphyrinogen decarboxylase; translation: MNNRQFNDTFLKACRGEKAEHVPVWYMRQAGRSQPEYRKLKEKYSLFEITHQPELCAYVTRLPVEQYDVDAAILYKDIMSPLPAIGVDVDIKTGIGPVIDNPIRSLADVERLGEINPEEDVPYVLETIKLLTQEQLNVPLIGFSGAPFTLASYMIEGGPSKNYNKTKSFMYSEPEAWFKLMEKLADMTITYVKSQIKAGAKAIQIFDSWVGALNVADYRVFIKPVMERIFSELKEENVPLIMFGVGASHLAMEWHDLPLDVVGLDWRLPIQEARSLGITKAVQGNLDPSILIAPWEVIEERTKEILDQGMLNPGYIFNLGHGVFPDVKVDTLKRLTKFVHDYSMNK
- a CDS encoding MBL fold metallo-hydrolase, coding for MKVTVIGYWGGYPKRNEATSGYLIEHEGFNLLVDCGSGVLSQLQNYIKITQLDAVILSHYHHDHIADIGVLQYAQMIKRILGETNKTLPIYGHASDQDNYSKLTKSADTKGIAYDPDEALTIGPFTITFLETDHPVTCYAMKITVGNVNVVYTADTSYKADFIPFAQNANLLIAESNFYHGMDGKSAGHMMCTEAATIASKAEVNQLLLTHLPHFGQLQDLEQAAKKVYEGSLSLASTGWQWES